A section of the Agromyces aurantiacus genome encodes:
- the topA gene encoding type I DNA topoisomerase produces MPGAKKLVIVESPTKMKSIAAYLGDGYEVLSSVGHIRDLIEPKNLPPELKKGSLGKFSVDVENGFEPYYVVSDSKKKTVAELKRALKDADELLLATDEDREGEAIAWHLLQELKPKVPVRRMVFHEITKDAILKAKDHTRELDTALVDAQETRRILDRLYGYEVSPVLWRKVGPGLSAGRVQSAATRLVVDRERERLAFVAAGYWDLVGRFTSDETGFEARLVRVGGERVATGRDFDDRGRLTGKAVVLDEATAHALTAALRDDTVARRVSRVESKPYSRRPAAPFTTSTLQQESARKLRLSARDTMRVAQSLYENGYITYMRTDSVSLSQQAIQAARAQAVKLYGADSVPEKPRAYAGKSKNAQEAHEAIRPSGEVFRTPSELQGVLRGSEFKLYDLIWKRTVASQMADAKGQTATVTIEVGPTAADAPAPESPSAPVASTTAEFTASGTVITFRGFLAAYEESRDEERNADDAPGEAKLPPLKEGQAVGLAELEAKGHETSPPPRYTEASLVKRLEELGIGRPSTFASIISTILDRGYVTQRGQALVPSWVAFSVVRLLEEHFGDLVEYDFTAEMEDDLDRIASGEADRVDWLNEFYFGSPKHKGLRQVVDNLGEIDAREINSVEIAPGVTLRIGKYGPYLEAVEPDAAPDAAPRRVNLPEDLAPDELTADKARELIEAPVQGDRVLGANPANGKQVVVKDGRFGPYVTEVEPEAAEPSVDAATGEVVEPAKPKRGAKKAAAPKPRTASLFKSMQPEEVDLATALKLLDLPRIVGVDPESGDEITAQNGRYGPYLKKGAETRTLPSEDAIFEIDLPGALELLAQPKYGARRESSALKEFPEDPVSGKPIKVKDGRFGPYVTDGTTNATIPRAESVEEITFERAAELLQIKRDKGPAAPRGKRASTAKAPAKRATSTRSAKKSSA; encoded by the coding sequence GTGCCAGGCGCGAAGAAGCTCGTGATCGTGGAGTCGCCGACGAAGATGAAGTCGATCGCCGCGTACCTCGGCGACGGCTACGAGGTGCTCTCCTCGGTCGGTCACATCCGCGACCTCATCGAGCCCAAGAACCTCCCGCCCGAGCTGAAGAAGGGCTCGCTCGGCAAGTTCTCGGTCGACGTCGAGAACGGCTTCGAGCCGTACTACGTGGTGTCCGACTCGAAGAAGAAGACGGTCGCCGAACTCAAGCGCGCGCTGAAGGATGCCGACGAGCTCCTGCTCGCCACCGATGAGGACCGCGAGGGCGAGGCCATCGCGTGGCACCTGCTGCAGGAGCTCAAGCCCAAGGTGCCCGTGCGCCGCATGGTCTTCCACGAGATCACGAAGGATGCGATCCTCAAGGCGAAGGACCACACGCGTGAGCTCGACACCGCGCTCGTCGACGCGCAGGAGACCCGGCGCATCCTCGACCGCCTCTACGGCTACGAGGTCTCGCCGGTGCTCTGGCGCAAGGTCGGCCCGGGCCTCTCGGCCGGCCGCGTGCAGTCCGCGGCGACGCGTCTCGTGGTCGACCGCGAGCGCGAGCGGCTCGCCTTCGTCGCCGCCGGGTACTGGGACCTCGTCGGCCGGTTCACGAGCGACGAGACCGGCTTCGAAGCCAGGCTCGTGCGCGTCGGCGGCGAGCGCGTGGCCACGGGCCGCGACTTCGACGACCGCGGCCGCCTGACCGGCAAGGCCGTGGTGCTCGACGAGGCGACCGCTCATGCGCTCACCGCGGCGCTGCGCGACGACACGGTCGCCCGCCGCGTCTCGCGGGTCGAGTCGAAGCCGTACTCGCGCCGGCCGGCGGCGCCGTTCACCACCTCGACGCTGCAGCAGGAGTCGGCGCGCAAGCTCCGGCTCTCGGCGCGTGACACCATGCGCGTCGCGCAGTCGCTCTACGAGAACGGGTACATCACCTATATGCGCACCGACTCGGTGTCGCTCTCGCAGCAGGCGATCCAGGCTGCGCGCGCGCAGGCCGTCAAGCTCTACGGCGCCGACAGCGTGCCCGAGAAGCCCCGCGCCTACGCCGGCAAGTCGAAGAACGCGCAGGAGGCGCACGAGGCCATCCGCCCCTCGGGCGAGGTGTTCCGCACGCCGTCCGAGCTGCAGGGCGTGCTGCGCGGCAGCGAGTTCAAGCTGTACGACCTGATCTGGAAGCGCACCGTCGCGTCCCAGATGGCCGACGCCAAGGGGCAGACCGCGACCGTGACCATCGAGGTCGGCCCGACGGCCGCCGACGCCCCGGCGCCCGAGTCGCCGTCGGCCCCGGTCGCCTCGACCACGGCCGAGTTCACCGCGAGCGGCACGGTCATCACGTTCCGCGGCTTCCTCGCGGCGTACGAGGAGAGCCGCGACGAGGAGCGCAACGCCGACGACGCTCCGGGCGAGGCCAAGCTGCCGCCGCTGAAGGAGGGCCAGGCCGTCGGGCTGGCCGAGCTCGAGGCGAAGGGCCACGAGACCAGCCCGCCGCCGCGCTACACCGAGGCGAGCCTCGTCAAGCGACTGGAAGAGCTCGGGATCGGACGCCCGTCCACCTTCGCGTCGATCATCTCCACGATCCTCGACCGCGGGTACGTCACGCAGCGCGGCCAGGCGCTCGTGCCGAGCTGGGTCGCGTTCTCGGTCGTGCGCCTGCTCGAGGAGCACTTCGGCGACCTCGTCGAGTACGACTTCACCGCCGAGATGGAGGACGACCTCGACCGCATCGCCTCGGGCGAGGCCGATCGCGTCGACTGGCTCAACGAGTTCTACTTCGGCAGCCCCAAGCACAAGGGCCTGCGCCAGGTCGTCGACAACCTCGGCGAGATCGACGCGCGCGAGATCAACTCGGTCGAGATCGCGCCCGGCGTGACCCTGCGCATCGGCAAGTACGGCCCGTACCTCGAGGCGGTCGAGCCCGATGCCGCACCCGACGCCGCTCCGCGCCGCGTCAACCTGCCCGAGGACCTCGCGCCCGACGAGCTCACCGCCGACAAGGCCCGCGAGCTCATCGAGGCGCCCGTGCAGGGCGACCGCGTCCTGGGCGCGAATCCCGCGAACGGCAAGCAGGTCGTCGTCAAGGACGGCCGGTTCGGTCCGTACGTGACCGAGGTCGAGCCCGAGGCCGCCGAGCCGTCGGTCGACGCCGCGACCGGCGAGGTCGTCGAGCCGGCCAAGCCGAAGCGCGGCGCGAAGAAGGCCGCCGCGCCCAAGCCGCGCACCGCGTCGCTCTTCAAGAGCATGCAGCCCGAGGAGGTCGACCTCGCGACGGCGCTGAAGCTGCTCGACCTCCCGCGGATCGTCGGCGTCGACCCCGAGTCGGGCGACGAGATCACCGCTCAGAACGGCCGCTACGGTCCGTACCTGAAGAAGGGCGCCGAGACGCGCACGCTGCCGAGCGAGGATGCGATCTTCGAGATCGACCTCCCGGGGGCGCTCGAGCTGCTCGCGCAGCCGAAGTACGGGGCGCGTCGCGAGTCGAGCGCGCTGAAGGAGTTCCCCGAGGACCCGGTCAGCGGCAAGCCCATCAAGGTGAAGGACGGCCGGTTCGGCCCGTACGTGACCGACGGCACGACCAACGCGACCATCCCGCGCGCCGAGTCGGTCGAGGAGATCACCTTCGAGCGCGCCGCCGAGCTGCTGCAGATCAAGCGCGACAAGGGGCCGGCCGCACCGCGCGGCAAGCGCGCCTCGACCGCCAAGGCCCCGGCCAAGCGCGCGACCTCCACGCGCTCGGCGAAGAAGAGCTCCGCGTGA
- the tmk gene encoding dTMP kinase, whose translation MSRGLFLTLEGGDGSGKSTQASLLEQWLVGRDRTVVRTREPGGTPVGVEIREIVLHHRGDIAPRAEALLYAADRAHHVASVVRPAIGRGEIVVQDRYLDSSVAYQGAGRVLDAGEVRSLSEWAAEGLMPDLTVLLDLPWEVARRRLDGARTRYDRLEAEAGEFHERVRDAYLALAEAEPERFVVVDATEPVDEIAARIRARVEPLL comes from the coding sequence GTGAGCCGCGGGCTCTTCCTCACCCTCGAAGGCGGCGACGGCTCCGGCAAGTCCACGCAGGCGAGCCTGCTCGAGCAGTGGCTCGTCGGCCGCGACCGCACCGTCGTGCGCACCCGGGAGCCCGGCGGCACACCGGTGGGCGTCGAGATCCGGGAGATCGTGCTGCACCACCGCGGCGACATCGCACCGCGGGCCGAAGCGCTGCTCTACGCCGCCGACCGCGCCCACCACGTCGCCTCGGTCGTGCGCCCCGCGATCGGACGGGGCGAGATCGTCGTGCAGGACCGCTACCTCGACTCGTCGGTCGCCTACCAGGGCGCCGGGCGCGTGCTCGATGCCGGCGAGGTCCGCTCGCTCTCCGAGTGGGCGGCCGAGGGGCTCATGCCCGACCTCACGGTGCTGCTCGACCTGCCGTGGGAGGTCGCGCGCCGCCGGCTCGACGGCGCGCGCACGCGCTACGACCGGCTCGAGGCCGAGGCGGGGGAGTTCCACGAGCGGGTCCGCGACGCGTACCTCGCGCTCGCCGAGGCCGAGCCCGAGCGGTTCGTCGTCGTCGACGCCACCGAGCCGGTCGACGAGATCGCGGCTCGGATCCGGGCCCGCGTCGAGCCGCTCCTGTGA
- a CDS encoding DNA polymerase III subunit delta': MTVWSDLTGQDAAIAVLRAAAAASTAGWVSSDMTHSWLITGPPGSGRSNLAYAFAEALLSGEPDGDVATHAQVVARSHPDLHVLATEGVIIKVADVRKIVERSHYAPSVGRHRVIVVEDADRMTEQTSNVLLKELEEPPERTVWILCAPSEADLIPTIRSRVRSVRLQVPGIAEVAGLLARRDGVDPAIAERAAREAQSHIGMAHRLATSAEARDRRAETLRLALGVRSTPGAVAAAARLLEIAGDDAKAITELRDAEEREHALRSLGVAPGQAVPAALRSQIRALEEDQKRRATRSLRDGIDRILVDLASLFRDILVTQLGAGVELVNLEISSDIARAAAAATPARTLATLDAIQEARIRIDGNVQPALALEAMLVSAIRRPQTAGQVRS; this comes from the coding sequence GTGACCGTCTGGAGCGACCTGACCGGCCAGGATGCCGCGATCGCCGTGCTGCGCGCCGCGGCCGCCGCGTCGACGGCCGGTTGGGTGTCCTCCGACATGACGCACTCGTGGCTCATCACGGGTCCGCCCGGGTCGGGGCGCTCCAACCTCGCGTACGCGTTCGCCGAGGCGCTGCTCTCGGGCGAGCCCGACGGCGACGTCGCGACGCACGCGCAGGTCGTCGCTCGCAGCCATCCCGACCTGCACGTGCTCGCCACCGAGGGCGTCATCATCAAGGTCGCCGACGTGCGCAAGATCGTGGAGCGATCGCACTACGCGCCCTCGGTCGGCCGCCATCGCGTCATCGTGGTGGAGGACGCCGACCGCATGACCGAGCAGACCTCGAACGTGCTGCTGAAGGAGCTCGAGGAGCCGCCGGAGCGCACGGTGTGGATCCTGTGCGCACCGAGCGAGGCCGACCTCATCCCCACGATCCGCTCGCGCGTCCGCTCGGTCCGCCTGCAGGTGCCCGGCATCGCCGAGGTGGCCGGGCTCCTCGCCCGGCGCGACGGCGTCGACCCCGCGATCGCGGAGCGGGCCGCGCGCGAGGCGCAGAGCCACATCGGCATGGCGCATCGACTCGCGACCAGTGCCGAGGCCCGCGACCGTCGCGCCGAGACGCTCCGGCTCGCGCTCGGCGTGCGCTCGACGCCCGGCGCGGTCGCCGCGGCCGCGCGCCTGCTCGAGATCGCCGGCGACGACGCGAAGGCCATCACCGAGCTGCGCGATGCCGAGGAACGCGAGCACGCGCTGCGGTCGCTCGGCGTGGCACCCGGCCAGGCCGTCCCGGCCGCGCTGCGCTCGCAGATCCGGGCGCTCGAGGAGGACCAGAAGCGGCGCGCGACCCGGAGCCTGCGCGACGGCATCGACCGCATCCTCGTCGACCTCGCGTCGCTCTTCCGCGACATCCTCGTCACCCAGCTCGGCGCGGGAGTCGAGCTCGTCAACCTCGAGATCTCGAGCGACATCGCGCGCGCCGCGGCGGCGGCCACGCCCGCGCGCACCCTCGCGACGCTCGACGCCATCCAGGAGGCCCGTATCCGCATCGACGGCAACGTCCAGCCCGCCCTCGCGCTCGAGGCCATGCTCGTCTCGGCGATCCGCCGACCGCAGACCGCAGGGCAGGTGCGCTCGTGA